The Strix uralensis isolate ZFMK-TIS-50842 chromosome 13, bStrUra1, whole genome shotgun sequence genome window below encodes:
- the LOC141949476 gene encoding uncharacterized protein LOC141949476, which produces MFFLVMFIFICAAKAGLSLNISDSCPSMCKCSPEDIIHCSRAGLRALPEEIAASTISLNLSNNYLRILTTNTFRNLTFLHSLWLDGNNLTFLSPGTFHTLSKLRELHLSRNSRLTYLHANTFRGLLNLISLDLSHCNIFEIHPLLFSHLSSLERLNLASNNMWYFPQAFRNLSSLTRLSLEGNHIEAIGRDSLKDLETLHDLNLRKNHIWIIQNGAFTKLLRLSMLNLGHNFIADLPNQLFDGLIQLKTMHLEANRITAVNCTFRHLLSLRNLYLNNNQISSISDSAFSYLNKLHFLHLSKNNLSSLSIHLFAELPKLKYVFLSHNPWKCDCRMHWFWQWTTTHRGVIEGLDCDFLGPHNMTALDVPHQGDLTDCTVPPELASEDKCRVVDTSVAPRPPALPSKVILLALVCHAWYFARGWDTSVVTF; this is translated from the coding sequence ATGTTCTTTCTtgttatgtttatatttatttgtgcAGCAAAGGCTGGGCTGAGTCTGAATATCTCTGATTCATGCCCAAGCATGTGCAAATGTTCACCTGAAGATATTATCCACTGTAGCAGAGCCGGACTGAGAGCCCTCCCTGAAGAAATAGCAGCATCTACCATCTCTCTAAACCTCTCCAATAATTATTTGCGGATTCTCACCACCAACACCTTCAGAAACCTGACTTTCCTCCACAGCCTCTGGCTAGATGGAAACAATCTGACTTTCCTGTCCCCGGGGACCTTCCACACTCTCAGCAAGCTGCGAGAGCTACACCTCAGCAGGAACTCACGTCTCACCTACCTGCACGCAAACACTTTCAGAGGACTATTAAACCTCATCAGCCTGGATTTGTCCCACTGCAATATCTTCGAGATCCACCCACTTTTATTTTCACACCTGTCATCTTTAGAAAGACTCAATTTAGCCTCCAATAACATGTGGTATTTCCCACAAGCCTTTAGGAACCTCTCCAGCCTCACGAGGCTGTCCCTGGAGGGCAACCACATAGAAGCCATCGGCAGAGATTCCCTGAAGGACCTGGAAACCCTGCACGATCTGAATCTCAGGAAGAATCATATATGGATCATTCAAAATGGTGCTTTTACAAAGCTTCTCAGATTGAGCATGTTAAATTTAGGACACAACTTCATTGCTGATTTGCCTAATCAGCTTTTCGATGGATTGATCCAGCTCAAGACCATGCACCTGGAAGCCAACAGAATCACTGCAGTCAACTGCACCTTCAGACATCTGCTGAGCTTGAGAAACTTGTACCTGAACAACAACCAGATCTCCTCAATCTCAGACTCTGCTTTCTCATACTTAAACAAGCTGCACTTCCTTCACCTGAGCAagaacaacctcagttccctctcTATCCACTTGTTTGCTGAACTGCCAAAACTGAAGTACGTGTTTTTATCCCACAACCCCTGGAAATGCGACTGCAGGATGCATTGGTTCTGGCAGTGGACCACAACGCACAGGGGAGTGATCGAAGGGCTGGACTGTGACTTCCTGGGCCCTCACAACATGACAGCGCTTGATGTCCCCCATCAAGGGGACCTGACAGACTGCACAGTGCCACCTGAACTGGCAAGCGAAGACAAGTGCAGGGTGGTTGATACCAGCGTGGCTCCCAGGCCCCCCGCTCTCCCCAGCAAGGTCATCCTGCTGGCACTTGTCTGCCACGCGTGGTATTTTGCAAGGGGATGGGACACCTCTGTGGTCACATTTTGA
- the PLS3 gene encoding plastin-3 isoform X2, protein MANTTQISKDELEELKEAFAKVDLNSNGFICDYELHELFKEANLPLPGYKVREIIQKLMIDSDKNKDGKISFEEFVYIFQEVKSSDIAKTFRKAINRKEGICAIGGTSELSSEGTQHSYSEEEKYAFVNWINKALENDPDCRHVIPMNPNTDDLFKAVGDGIVLCKMINLSVPDTIDERAINKKKLTPFIIQENLNLALNSASAIGCHVVNIGAEDLREGKPHLVLGLLWQIIKIGLFADIELSRNEALAALLRDGENLEDLMKLSPEELLLRWANFHLENAGWHKINNFSSDIKDSRAYFHLLNQIAPKGQKEGEPQIDINMSGFNEKDDLRRAEYMLQQADRLGCRQFVTPADVVSGNPKLNLAFVANLFNKYPALTKPENQDIDWTLLEGETREERTFRNWMNSLGVNPHVNHLYGDLQDALVILQLYEKIKVPVDWNKVNKPPYPKLGANMKKLENCNYAVDLGKHPAKFSLVGIGGQDLNDGNPTLTLALVWQLMRRYTLNVLEDLGDGQKANDDIIVSWVNQTLKEAGKSTSIQNFKDKTISTSLAVVDLIDAIQPGCINYDLVKTGHLSEDDKQNNAKYAVSMARRIGARVYALPEDLVEVKPKMVMTVFACLMGRGMKRV, encoded by the exons ATGGCCAACACCACGCAAATCTCCAAAGATGAGCTGGAGGAACTCAAAGAGGCCTTTGCCAAAGTTG acctCAACAGCAATGGGTTTATCTGTGACTACGAGTTGCATGAGCTCTTCAAGGAAGCCAACTTGCCTCTCCCTGGGTACAAAGTGAGAGAGATCATCCAGAAGCTCATGATCGACAGCGACAAGAATAAAGATGGGAAGATTAGTTTTGAAGAGTTTGTCTAT ATTTTCCAAGAGGTGAAAAGCAGTGATATCGCtaaaacattcagaaaagcaattaACAGGAAGGAAGGAATCTGTGCGATCGGGGGGACCTCGGAGCTCTCCAGCGAGGGGACGCAGCACTCCTACTCAG aggaagaaaaatatgccTTTGTAAACTGGATAAACAAAGCCCTGGAAAATGATCCCGACTGTAGGCACGTTATTCCAATGAACCCAAATACAGATGACCTGTTCAAAGCTGTGGGAGATGGGATTGTGCTATG CAAAATGATCAATCTTTCTGTTCCGGACACAATTGATGAAAGAGCAATTAACAAGAAGAAACTCACACCGTTCATAATTCAG GAGAACTTGAACCTGGCGTTGAATTCTGCATCTGCCATCGGGTGTCATGTTGTCAATATTGGTGCAGAGGACTTGAGGGAAGGGAAACCCCAcctggtccttgggcttctctgGCAGATCATTAAGATCGGCTTGTTCGCTGACATCGAGCTCAGCAGAAATGAAG CACTGGCTGCCTTACTTCGTGATGGTGAAAATCTGGAGGACCTTATGAAACTATCCCCAGAAGAGCTGCTCCTAAGATGGGCCAACTTCCATTTGGAAAACGCAGGCTGGCACAAAATCAATAACTTCAGCTCAGATATCAAG GATTCCAGAGCTTATTTCCACCTCCTCAATCAAATTGCACCTAAAGGGCAGAAAGAAGGAGAGCCTCAAATCGATATTAACATGTCAGGTTTCAAT GAAAAGGATGACTTGCGGAGAGCGGAGTACATGCTTCAGCAGGCAGATCGGCTTGGCTGCCGGCAGTTCGTCACGCCGGCCGATGTGGTCAGTGGCAATCCCAAACTGAACCTGGCCTTCGTTGCCAACCTGTTCAACAAGTACCCAGCACTTACCAAGCCGGAAAACCAGGACATCGACTGGACCCTACTGGAAG GAGAGACACGTGAGGAACGGACCTTCCGCAACTGGATGAACTCCCTTGGCGTGAACCCCCATGTAAATCACCTCTACGG CGATCTCCAAGATGCACTGGTAATACTACAATTATATGAAAAGATCAAAGTTCCTGTTGACTGGAATAAGGTTAACAAGCCTCCATACCCTAAGCTTGGAGCAAATATGAAAAAG CTAGAAAACTGTAACTATGCTGTAGACTTGGGAAAGCATCCAGCTAAATTCTCGCTGGTTGGCATTGGAGGACAGGATCTGAATGATGGAAACCCAACGCTGACACTAGCCTTAGTCTGGCAGTTGATGAGAAG GTACACGCTGAATGTCCTCGAGGACCTGGGTGATGGTCAGAAAGCTAATGATGACATTATAGTCAGCTGGGTGAACCAGACCCTGAAAGAAGCTGGCAAGTCCACCTCCATCCAGAACTTCAAG GACAAGACTATCAGCACGAGTTTGGCAGTTGTGGATTTAATTGATGCTATACAGCCTGGTTGTATCAACTATGACCTTGTAAAGACTGGTCATCTATCGGAAGATGACAAACAAAATAATGCTAA GTATGCTGTGTCCATGGCAAGAAGAATTGGTGCCAGAGTTTATGCTCTTCCAGAAGATCTTGTGGAGGTGAAACCGAAGATGGTCATGACCGTGTTTGCCTGCTTGATGGGCAGAGGAATGAAGCGAGTATAA
- the AGTR2 gene encoding type-2 angiotensin II receptor: MQSNYSLVVTTRETLQVLYTALTNSSAALHSPPPCPLTSSDYQFSLIPALFSVVFLLGLVGNSVVVVVLCRQSGPKTVANIYIFNLALADLLCLTTLPFWATYYAQGYNWLFGSLMCKISSSVLCLNMFASIFFITCMSVDRYHAIVHPIRSQRRTPQQAYFIALVVWGLACLSSLPTFYFRDTHYIESLGVNACIMAFPHENYAKWSVATAFLKNALGFFIPLTVITTCYIWIRRHLLKAQEFGKNKQKRDKVLKLVAAVVVAFLISWLPFHILTFLDALAHMNIINSCDVTGIIDTALPFGIFMAFTNSCINPLLYCFIGNQFQEKLHRLFKRRVYQFNSHRESSSLRKGSCFRDAETPVGREGGPESLL; this comes from the coding sequence ATGCAGAGCAACTACTCCCTGGTTGTCACCACCAGAGAAACTCTCCAAGTCCTCTATACAGCACTGACAAACTCATCAGCTGCATTGCACtcgccccctccctgcccacttACCTCTTCAGATTACCAGTTTTCACTGATTCCAGCACTCTTCTCTGTGGTTTTTCTTCTGGGGTTGGTTGGTAACAGCGTGGTGGTTGTGGTGCTTTGCCGTCAAAGTGGACCCAAAACAGTTGCTAATATCTACATTTTCAACCTGGCCTTGGCCGATTTGCTGTGCCTCACCACTCTTCCCTTCTGGGCTACGTACTATGCGCAGGGGTACAACTGGCTCTTTGGGTCTCTGATGTGCAAAATCTCCAGTTCTGTCCTGTGCTTGAACATGTTTGCAAGTATATTTTTCATTACATGTATGAGCGTGGACCGGTACCATGCTATTGTCCATCCTATTCGCTCTCAAAGAAGAACTCCACAACAAGCTTATTTTATAGCACTGGTTGTGTGGGGCCTTGCCTGTTTGTCCTCCCTTCCAACTTTTTATTTCCGTGACACTCACTACATTGAAAGCTTGGGGGTCAATGCTTGCATTATGGCTTTTCCTCACGAGAATTATGCAAAATGGTCTGTGGCAACAGCCTTCCTGAAAAATGCACTCGGCTTCTTCATCCCTTTGACAGTGATCACCACATGCTACATCTGGATCAGGAGACACTTGCTCAAAGCACAGGAGTTtgggaaaaacaagcagaagagGGACAAAGTCCTAAAGCTGGTGGCTGCTGTTGTGGTAGCCTTCTTAATTTCCTGGCTTCCATTCCACATTTTAACGTTTTTAGATGCCTTGGCTCATATGAACATCATTAACAGCTGTGACGTGACAGGGATCATCGACACCGCGCTGCCATTCGGCATCTTCATGGCATTCACCAACAGCTGCATCAACCCTTTGCTGTACTGCTTTATTGGGAACCAGTTCCAGGAGAAGCTGCATCGCTTGTTTAAGCGGCGAGTTTATCAATTCAACAGCCATCGAGAGAGCTCTTCTTTGAGGAAAGGGAGCTGCTTCAGAGATGCTGAGACACCtgtgggcagggaaggggggcCCGAGTCCTTGCTGTAG
- the PLS3 gene encoding plastin-3 isoform X1, translating to MANTTQISKDELEELKEAFAKVDLNSNGFICDYELHELFKEANLPLPGYKVREIIQKLMIDSDKNKDGKISFEEFVYIFQEVKSSDIAKTFRKAINRKEGICAIGGTSELSSEGTQHSYSEEEKYAFVNWINKALENDPDCRHVIPMNPNTDDLFKAVGDGIVLCKMINLSVPDTIDERAINKKKLTPFIIQENLNLALNSASAIGCHVVNIGAEDLREGKPHLVLGLLWQIIKIGLFADIELSRNEALAALLRDGENLEDLMKLSPEELLLRWANFHLENAGWHKINNFSSDIKLTDFGNSVKDSRAYFHLLNQIAPKGQKEGEPQIDINMSGFNEKDDLRRAEYMLQQADRLGCRQFVTPADVVSGNPKLNLAFVANLFNKYPALTKPENQDIDWTLLEGETREERTFRNWMNSLGVNPHVNHLYGDLQDALVILQLYEKIKVPVDWNKVNKPPYPKLGANMKKLENCNYAVDLGKHPAKFSLVGIGGQDLNDGNPTLTLALVWQLMRRYTLNVLEDLGDGQKANDDIIVSWVNQTLKEAGKSTSIQNFKDKTISTSLAVVDLIDAIQPGCINYDLVKTGHLSEDDKQNNAKYAVSMARRIGARVYALPEDLVEVKPKMVMTVFACLMGRGMKRV from the exons ATGGCCAACACCACGCAAATCTCCAAAGATGAGCTGGAGGAACTCAAAGAGGCCTTTGCCAAAGTTG acctCAACAGCAATGGGTTTATCTGTGACTACGAGTTGCATGAGCTCTTCAAGGAAGCCAACTTGCCTCTCCCTGGGTACAAAGTGAGAGAGATCATCCAGAAGCTCATGATCGACAGCGACAAGAATAAAGATGGGAAGATTAGTTTTGAAGAGTTTGTCTAT ATTTTCCAAGAGGTGAAAAGCAGTGATATCGCtaaaacattcagaaaagcaattaACAGGAAGGAAGGAATCTGTGCGATCGGGGGGACCTCGGAGCTCTCCAGCGAGGGGACGCAGCACTCCTACTCAG aggaagaaaaatatgccTTTGTAAACTGGATAAACAAAGCCCTGGAAAATGATCCCGACTGTAGGCACGTTATTCCAATGAACCCAAATACAGATGACCTGTTCAAAGCTGTGGGAGATGGGATTGTGCTATG CAAAATGATCAATCTTTCTGTTCCGGACACAATTGATGAAAGAGCAATTAACAAGAAGAAACTCACACCGTTCATAATTCAG GAGAACTTGAACCTGGCGTTGAATTCTGCATCTGCCATCGGGTGTCATGTTGTCAATATTGGTGCAGAGGACTTGAGGGAAGGGAAACCCCAcctggtccttgggcttctctgGCAGATCATTAAGATCGGCTTGTTCGCTGACATCGAGCTCAGCAGAAATGAAG CACTGGCTGCCTTACTTCGTGATGGTGAAAATCTGGAGGACCTTATGAAACTATCCCCAGAAGAGCTGCTCCTAAGATGGGCCAACTTCCATTTGGAAAACGCAGGCTGGCACAAAATCAATAACTTCAGCTCAGATATCAAG CTTACAGattttggtaattcagtaaag GATTCCAGAGCTTATTTCCACCTCCTCAATCAAATTGCACCTAAAGGGCAGAAAGAAGGAGAGCCTCAAATCGATATTAACATGTCAGGTTTCAAT GAAAAGGATGACTTGCGGAGAGCGGAGTACATGCTTCAGCAGGCAGATCGGCTTGGCTGCCGGCAGTTCGTCACGCCGGCCGATGTGGTCAGTGGCAATCCCAAACTGAACCTGGCCTTCGTTGCCAACCTGTTCAACAAGTACCCAGCACTTACCAAGCCGGAAAACCAGGACATCGACTGGACCCTACTGGAAG GAGAGACACGTGAGGAACGGACCTTCCGCAACTGGATGAACTCCCTTGGCGTGAACCCCCATGTAAATCACCTCTACGG CGATCTCCAAGATGCACTGGTAATACTACAATTATATGAAAAGATCAAAGTTCCTGTTGACTGGAATAAGGTTAACAAGCCTCCATACCCTAAGCTTGGAGCAAATATGAAAAAG CTAGAAAACTGTAACTATGCTGTAGACTTGGGAAAGCATCCAGCTAAATTCTCGCTGGTTGGCATTGGAGGACAGGATCTGAATGATGGAAACCCAACGCTGACACTAGCCTTAGTCTGGCAGTTGATGAGAAG GTACACGCTGAATGTCCTCGAGGACCTGGGTGATGGTCAGAAAGCTAATGATGACATTATAGTCAGCTGGGTGAACCAGACCCTGAAAGAAGCTGGCAAGTCCACCTCCATCCAGAACTTCAAG GACAAGACTATCAGCACGAGTTTGGCAGTTGTGGATTTAATTGATGCTATACAGCCTGGTTGTATCAACTATGACCTTGTAAAGACTGGTCATCTATCGGAAGATGACAAACAAAATAATGCTAA GTATGCTGTGTCCATGGCAAGAAGAATTGGTGCCAGAGTTTATGCTCTTCCAGAAGATCTTGTGGAGGTGAAACCGAAGATGGTCATGACCGTGTTTGCCTGCTTGATGGGCAGAGGAATGAAGCGAGTATAA